One Solea solea chromosome 5, fSolSol10.1, whole genome shotgun sequence genomic window carries:
- the tppp3 gene encoding tubulin polymerization-promoting protein family member 3 yields MTTSPLHFRAQLSCCRERQRTDRQIMAQSSDLDLDLVLAAFKKFAVHGDTKATGEELNGKNWNKLCKDCKIIDSKNVTGTDVDIVFSKVKQKTSRVITYEEFQRALQELAPKRFKGQSKEEALESIYKLVEGGGPTNMGVTKVAKKGAVDRLTDTSRYTGSHKERFDDSGRGKGRKGREELVENTGYVGAYKNAGTYESKMKGEK; encoded by the exons ATGACAACAAGTCCTCTGCACTTCAGAGCTCAGttgagctgctgcagagagagacagaggacagacagacag ATCATGGCGCAGAGCTCGGACCTAGACCTGGACCTGGTCCTCGCAGCTTTTAAGAAGTTTGCTGTTCATGGAGACACGAAGGCGACTGGGGAGGAGCTGAATGGGAAGAACTGGAACAAACTGTGCAAAGACTGTAAGATCATCGACAGCAAGAACGTCACCGGCACCGACGTCGACATCGTCTTCTCTAAAGTCAA acagaaGACGTCTCGGGTCATCACATATGAGGAGTTTCAAAGAGCTCTGCAGGAGCTCGCGCCAAAGAGGTTTAAAGGTCAAAGTAAAGAGGAAGCACTGGAGTCTATCTACAAACTGGTGGAAGGGGGCGGGCCCACCAATATGGGTGTGACG AAAGTGGCAAAGAAGGGGGCCGTGGACCGTCTCACAGACACATCCCGCTACACCGGATCACACAAGGAGCGCTTTGATGACAGTGGCCGGGGCAAAGGTCGCAAGGGCCGCGAAGAGCTTGTGGAGAACACTGGCTACGTGGGAGCGTATAAGAACGCCGGGACATACGAGTCCAAGATGAAGGGAGAGAAATAA
- the zdhhc1 gene encoding palmitoyltransferase ZDHHC1: MDLCSRNPNRTAPVLEAGPPCVDAPLCSRTNGWAWPPHPLQLLAWLLYVYFAVTSLGVFVPLLPAHWIPAGYICTGVMFVCHLCVHVMAVSVDPADRSVRTHNHRGPVPVFDRSKHAHVIENCHCYLCQVDVAPKSKHCSSCNKCVADFDHHCRWLNNCVGSRNYRLFLHSVGSALLGVCVVLVVSSYVFIEFFVDPTKLRSDKHFLVRNDTGVWFLFLPVTPLRSAAAVIPCLAAVTMALGLLSSVLLCHLLCFHVYLMWNRLSTYEYIVRQRHRHDNRDLRKPGSVKETDMNYSGSLGYTNPQVNVEEPTTVSVQGEAEFLANGRVTSVCSPVMEEETPPTISTHTQKKKKVCKITSEETRERCQSAAPPPADLSTVAQRLPVPVFPLRAPLPPLALAQPTGPVQAAAPPAEYHSDSAESLEEIPVVLAKLGSTSNCDTVASSRRAVPGFPLPPLPSRTKRKTPLSSSSHTAELRFEMMSTHLPAVFVSRASGEAQDQRLGPSRWQTSSRPGSRAKT, translated from the exons ATGGATTTGTGCAGCAGGAATCCCAACCGCACGGCGCCGGTGTTGGAGGCGGGCCCACCGTGTGTCGATGCCCCGCTCTGCTCCCGGACTAACGGCTGGGCGTGGCCTCCTCACCCCCTCCAGCTGTTGGCCTGGCTGCTTTACGTCTACTTCGCCGTCACCAGCCTCGGCGTGTTCGTCCCGCTGCTGCCCGCTCACTGGATCCCCGCGGGCTACATC TGCACGGGCGTCATGTTCgtgtgtcacctgtgtgtcCACGTGATGGCCGTGTCCGTCGACCCAGCCGACCGCAGCGTCAGAACCCACAACCACAGAGGTCCGGTCCCCGTGTTTGACCGCTCCAAACACGCACACGTCATCGAGAACTGCCACTGTTACCTGTGCCAGGTGGACGt agcaCCAAAGTCGAAACACTGCAGCTCGTGTAACAAATGTGTGGCTGACTTTGATCATCACTGTCGATGGCTCAACAACTGTGTAGGAAGCAGAAACTacag GTTGTTCCTCCACAGTGTTGGCTCCGCCCTTTTGGgcgtgtgtgtggttctggttGTCTCCTCCTACGTCTTCATCGAGTTCTTTGTGGATCCGACTAAACTCCGCTCTGACAAACACTTCCTAG TGAGGAATGACACAGGTGTGTGGTTCCTCTTCCTTCCTGTGACTCCACTCagatcagctgctgctgtgattccGTGTCTGGCTGCCGTTACCATGGCGCTGGGTCTGTTGTCGTCGGTGCTGCTGTGTCACCTGCTCTGCTTCCATGTGTACCTGA tgtggaACAGACTCAGTACATATGAGTACATTGTGCGACAGCGTCATCGTCATGACAACAGAGACTTGAGGAAACCTGGATCAGTGAAggagacg GACATGAACTATTCCGGGAGTCTGGGTTATACCAACCCGCAGGTGAATGTGGAGGAACCTACCACTGTGTCTGTGCAGGGGGAGGCAGA gttctTAGCCAATGGCAGAGTGACGAGTGTGTGTAGTCCTGTCATGGAGGAAGAAACTCCACCCACcatctctacacacacacag aaaaagaagaaagtttgTAAAATCACTTCAGAGGAAACGAGAGAACGATGTCAGAGTGCAGCCCCGCccccag CTGACCTCAGCACCGTGGCTCAGCGTCTTCCTGTCCCAGTGTTCCCTCTGAGGGCCCCCCTGCCCCCCCTGGCCCTGGCTCAGCCCACAGGCCCCGTCCAGGCCGCCGCCCCTCCTGCCGAGTACCACTCAGACTCGGCTGAGTCTCTGGAGGAGATCCCGGTGGTGTTGGCTAAACTGGGATCTACTTCTAACTGTGACACGGTCGCATCTTCACGGCGAGCGGTACCAGGGTTCCCCTTGCCCCCCCTGCCCTCCAGGACAAAGAGGAAGACGccactgtcctcctcctcacacacagcagagctGAGGTTTGAGATGATGTCCACTCATCTTCCCGCTGTGTTTGTCAGTCGGGCGAGCGGCGAGGCCCAGGACCAAAGACTTGGTCCGAGCAGGTGGCAGACCAGCTCCAGACCCGGCTCCAGAGCAAAGACCTGA
- the hsd11b2 gene encoding 11-beta-hydroxysteroid dehydrogenase type 2, translating to MMDDYSLPSWIYIAVLTVFVGGVMKKILASHLSPTPAVVAWLGATVLVERLWAFCVPAVLVLVLLGVICCLFSITRSTPPTQLPAQGKAVFITGCDSGFGKATAKRLDSMGFEVFATVLDLSGDGARELQSTCSSHLTLLQVDITDPQQVHQALLDTKAKLGLKGLWGLVNNAGVCVNFGDTELSLMSNFRGCMEVNFFGTLSVTRNFLPLLRRSRGRIISISSPAGDQPFPCLSAYGASKAALNLLVNTLRHELEPWGVQVSVVLPSSYKTGQSSNHAYWEGQHKQLLQSLPPSLLEEYGEDYVNETKALFDSYSSEANPDLSPVVNAIVEALLTPQLQPRYFAGPGVGLMYFIHSYCPFSLSNRFLQKLFVKKKLAPRALRKQSSFEVSSNNNNNNNNNNNDEKLI from the exons atgATGGACGACTACTCTCTTCCTTCGTGGATATACATTGCtgttctcactgtgtttgtgggGGGAGTCATGAAAAAGATTTTGGCGTCCCATCTAAGCCCCACCCCCGCCGTGGTGGCGTGGCTGGGCGCCACTGTGCTTGTGGAGCGTCTCTGGGCCTTCTGTGTTCCTgctgttctggttctggttctgctcGGCGTCATCTGCTGCCTCTTCTCCATCACCAGGTCAACGCCGCCCACCCAGCTGCCAGCACAGGGGAAGGCAGTCTTTATCACAG gTTGTGACTCTGGTTTTGGAAAAGCGACAGCGAAGCGCCTCGACTCCATGGGCTTTGAGGTGTTTGCCACAGTGTTGGATCTGTCAGGAGATGGCGCCAGAGAGCTGCAGAGCACCTGCTCGTCCCACCTGACCCTCCTCCAGGTGGACATCACTGATCCACAGCAGGTCCATCAGGCACTGCTGGACACCAAGGCCAAGCTGGGCCTAAAGG gtctCTGGGGTTTGGTCAACAACGCCGGCGTGTGTGTAAACTTTGGAGATACAGAACTGTCACTCATGTCAAATTTCCGCGGCTGCATGGAAGTGAACTTCTTCGGGACGCTGAGCGTCACCAGAAACTTCCTGCCTCTGCTGCGACGCTCCAGAGGACGCATCATCTCCATCTCCAGCCCTGCag GTGATCAGCCATTTCCATGTCTGTCAGCGTACGGAGCCTCTAAAGCCGCTCTCAACCTCCTGGTCAACACTCTGAGACACGAGCTGGAGCCGTGGGGCGTCCAAGTGTCCGTCGTCCTGCCGTCCTCGTACAAGACAG GTCAGTCCAGTAACCACGCCTACTGGGAGGGGCagcacaaacagctgctgcagagtcTTCCTCCATCGCTGCTCGAAGAGTACGGCGAGGACTACGTCAATGAGACCAAAGCTTTGTTCGACAGCTACTCCAGTGAGGCCAACCCTGACCTCAGCCCCGTGGTCAATGCCATTGTGGAGGCGCTGCTGACACCACAGCTGCAGCCGCGATACTTCGCCGGTCCTGGTGTCGGACTCATGTACTTCATCCACAGCTACTGTCCCTTCAGCCTCAGCAACCGCTTCCTCCAGAAACTGTTTGTGAAGAAGAAGCTGGCGCCGCGAGCTCTCAGGAAGCAGTCCAGCTTTGAGgtgagcagcaacaacaacaacaacaacaacaacaacaacaacgatgaGAAGCTCATCTAG
- the plekhg4 gene encoding calcium and integrin-binding family member 2 isoform X5, with protein MGNKQTTFTDEQLEAFQDCTFFTRKEILRLHGRYRELAPHLVPLDFTNSPDIHIPPTLIVTMPELKENPFRDRIVETFSEDGQGNQSFNDFVDMFSALCETSPRELKTIYAFKIYDFNRDSFICKEDLEKTLNKLTKGELTPEEVTLVCDKAMEEADLDGDRKLSFADFENMISKAPDFLSNFHIRI; from the exons atgggAAACAAACAGACCACGTTCACAGATGAGCAGCTGGAAGCCTTTCAG gaCTGTACGTTCTTCACACGCAAGGAAATCCTCCG GTTACACGGCAGATACCGTGAACTGGCTCCACACTTGGTGCCTCTGGACTTCACCAACAGTCCGGACATCCACATCCCTCCGACACTCATCGTCACCATGCCAGAGCtgaag GAGAACCCATTCAGAGACAGGATCGTGGAGACGTTCTCTGAAGACGGACAGGGGAACCAGAGCTTCAACGACTTTGTGGACATGTTTTCAGCTCTCTGTGAAACGTCGCCCAGAGAGCTGAAGACCATCTACGCCTTCAAGATCTATG ACTTTAACAGGGACAGCTTCATCTGTAAGGAGGACCTGGAGAAGACACTCAACAAACTAACCAAAGGAGAGCTGACGCCGGAGGAGGTGACCCTGGTCTGTGACAAAGCCATGGAGGAGGCCGACCTGGACGGAGACAGAAAACTGTCCTTCGCCGACTTCGAGAACATGATCTCCAAGGCTCCGGACTTTCTCAG TAACTTCCACATACGGATATAA